In the genome of Pseudomonas bubulae, one region contains:
- a CDS encoding amidohydrolase, giving the protein MSSPHSLRLDAHQHFWRYDAAAYPWIGRDMSGLRQDFTPDDLRPLLDAGGFDGCIAVQARACASETDQLLQLAQRYPWIRAVVGWVDLCARDLEQSLERWAQAPVLRGFRHQLQDEPSLAQFIQNPGFSRGLHTLQRQGLVYEVLVKARDLRTVTELCQQHDQHHLVLDHLGKPDIQAGDLKTWASQLAPLAALPHVSCKLSGLITEAHWQDWSSAQLTPYLHMALELFGPERLMFGSDWPVCLLASDYEATHTLVASVSEHAAIWGGTACRVYNIEGVTQ; this is encoded by the coding sequence ATGTCGTCCCCACACTCACTACGACTGGATGCACACCAGCACTTCTGGCGCTATGACGCCGCGGCCTATCCGTGGATAGGTCGCGACATGAGCGGTTTGCGCCAGGACTTTACCCCCGATGATCTGCGGCCCTTGCTCGATGCTGGCGGATTCGACGGTTGCATCGCCGTGCAGGCCCGCGCCTGTGCCAGTGAAACCGATCAACTGTTGCAACTGGCGCAGCGCTACCCGTGGATTCGCGCCGTGGTGGGCTGGGTCGACCTGTGTGCCCGCGACCTTGAGCAATCGCTTGAGCGCTGGGCGCAAGCGCCGGTTTTGCGTGGCTTTCGTCATCAGTTGCAGGACGAACCCTCGCTCGCCCAGTTTATCCAAAATCCGGGGTTCAGCCGTGGCTTGCATACCTTGCAACGCCAGGGACTGGTCTACGAAGTGCTGGTCAAGGCCCGGGATCTGCGCACGGTTACCGAACTGTGCCAGCAGCATGACCAGCACCATCTGGTACTCGACCACCTGGGCAAACCCGATATCCAGGCCGGGGACTTGAAAACCTGGGCCAGCCAACTGGCACCGTTGGCGGCCCTGCCCCACGTCAGCTGCAAGCTGTCAGGGCTGATCACCGAAGCCCATTGGCAGGACTGGTCCAGCGCACAACTGACGCCCTATTTGCACATGGCACTGGAACTGTTTGGCCCCGAGCGCCTGATGTTCGGTTCCGACTGGCCGGTGTGCCTGTTGGCCAGCGACTACGAGGCCACTCACACCCTGGTCGCCAGCGTGTCAGAGCACGCGGCCATCTGGGGTGGTACGGCGTGCCGCGTCTACAACATAGAGGGAGTGACGCAATGA
- a CDS encoding SDR family oxidoreductase, producing the protein MNLHLQDKVFIVTGGGSGIGAAITLGLADEGAIPVIFGHSPLSDELARQLDQRGAQSLFVQVELRDEDACRAAVASVLQRFGRIDGLVNNAGVNDGVGLEAGRSAFVESLEKNLIHYYLMTHLCVDALKASRGAIVNISSKTALTGQGGTSGYTAAKGAQLSLTREWATSLLADGIRVNSVIPAEVMTPLYERWIDTFADPQAKLASIVEKIPLGRRMTTAAEIADSVLFLLSPRASHTTGQWLVVDGGYTHLDRALT; encoded by the coding sequence ATGAATCTGCATCTGCAAGACAAGGTGTTTATCGTGACCGGCGGCGGCTCGGGGATCGGCGCAGCCATCACCCTGGGGCTGGCTGACGAAGGTGCGATCCCGGTGATTTTCGGCCACAGCCCGCTGTCCGATGAGCTGGCCCGGCAATTGGATCAGCGCGGGGCGCAGAGCCTGTTTGTGCAGGTCGAACTGCGCGACGAAGACGCCTGCCGCGCGGCAGTCGCCAGCGTGCTGCAACGCTTCGGGCGCATTGACGGGCTGGTCAATAACGCCGGGGTCAACGATGGCGTTGGCCTTGAAGCCGGGCGCTCGGCCTTTGTCGAGTCACTGGAAAAAAACCTCATCCATTATTATCTCATGACCCATCTGTGCGTCGATGCGCTCAAGGCCAGCCGCGGTGCCATCGTCAATATCAGCTCCAAGACGGCCCTCACCGGGCAAGGCGGGACCAGCGGCTACACCGCCGCCAAGGGCGCGCAACTGTCGTTGACCCGCGAATGGGCCACTTCATTGCTGGCTGACGGGATCCGGGTCAATTCGGTGATCCCGGCCGAAGTCATGACCCCCTTGTACGAGCGCTGGATCGACACCTTCGCCGACCCGCAAGCCAAGCTGGCGAGCATTGTTGAAAAAATTCCCCTGGGCCGGCGCATGACCACGGCCGCAGAAATCGCCGACAGCGTGCTGTTTTTGCTCTCCCCGCGCGCCTCCCACACCACCGGGCAATGGCTGGTGGTGGACGGTGGCTACACCCACCTGGACCGGGCGCTGACATGA
- a CDS encoding L-rhamnose mutarotase: MNRQCLALDLKDDPALIAEYERLHQNIWPQISAHLRGYGVLDMQIWRLGTRLFMVMDTAPGFSAEAFARAGASDPKVQEWEALMWRFQQPTPWTKPGEKWAPMAQIFSLKDSP, translated from the coding sequence ATGAACCGCCAATGCCTGGCGCTGGACCTTAAGGACGACCCGGCGCTGATTGCCGAGTATGAGCGCTTGCACCAGAACATCTGGCCGCAGATCAGCGCCCATTTGCGCGGGTATGGCGTGCTCGACATGCAGATATGGCGCCTGGGCACGCGGCTGTTCATGGTCATGGACACAGCCCCGGGGTTTAGCGCCGAGGCCTTTGCCCGGGCTGGCGCCAGCGACCCCAAGGTGCAGGAATGGGAAGCGCTGATGTGGCGTTTTCAGCAGCCTACACCCTGGACAAAGCCCGGTGAAAAATGGGCGCCAATGGCACAGATTTTCAGCCTGAAAGATTCTCCCTGA
- the fucP gene encoding L-fucose:H+ symporter permease codes for MSLKHPNVAAPSFTRAVTSYRRALILVTCLFFLWGLSYGLLDVLNKHFQETLHVSKAQSGLLQSAYFGAYFLIALPAGLLMDRYGYKAGILLGLCLYATGALLFMPAAAAQSFQFFLFALFVIACGLGCLETAANPYATVLGEPAGAERRLNLAQSFNGLGQFFGPLIGGALFFSGANSTDTTQSLQMTYLVIAALVLLVAILIARTALPDLREQEVQVAQHDHKGLWQHREFVTGVITQFFYVGAQVGVGAFFINYVTEHWAQMSSQQAAYLLSVAMLSFMFGRFFSTWLMGRVNAQRLLLIYALINVALCAVVVLGFEGVSVVALVATFFFMSIMFPTLFAMGVKNLGPHTKRGSSFMIMAIVGGALLPYVMGLVADHSSTAVAYLLPMGCFVIVAAYARAALKKI; via the coding sequence ATGTCACTCAAGCACCCGAACGTCGCAGCGCCGTCCTTTACCCGGGCGGTCACGTCCTATCGCCGGGCACTGATCCTGGTCACCTGCCTGTTTTTTCTCTGGGGCCTGTCCTATGGCTTGCTCGATGTGCTCAACAAGCACTTCCAGGAAACCCTGCACGTCAGCAAGGCGCAGTCGGGCCTGCTGCAAAGCGCCTACTTTGGCGCGTATTTTCTGATCGCCCTGCCCGCCGGTTTGCTGATGGACAGGTACGGCTACAAGGCCGGCATCCTGCTGGGCCTGTGCCTCTACGCCACTGGCGCCCTGCTGTTTATGCCCGCCGCTGCGGCGCAGAGTTTTCAGTTTTTCCTGTTCGCGCTGTTTGTGATTGCCTGCGGCCTGGGCTGCCTGGAAACCGCCGCCAACCCCTACGCCACGGTGCTGGGTGAACCCGCCGGTGCCGAGCGCCGCCTGAACCTGGCGCAGTCGTTCAACGGCCTGGGGCAGTTTTTCGGCCCCTTGATTGGCGGCGCACTGTTCTTCAGCGGTGCCAACAGCACCGACACCACACAATCGCTGCAAATGACCTATCTGGTGATTGCCGCACTGGTGTTGCTGGTGGCCATCCTTATCGCCCGCACTGCGCTGCCCGACCTGCGCGAGCAGGAAGTGCAAGTTGCGCAGCACGACCACAAAGGCCTGTGGCAACACCGCGAATTCGTCACGGGGGTTATCACCCAGTTCTTTTATGTGGGAGCACAAGTTGGCGTGGGGGCGTTTTTTATCAACTACGTCACCGAGCACTGGGCGCAGATGAGCAGCCAGCAAGCCGCGTATCTGCTTTCGGTGGCCATGCTCAGCTTTATGTTCGGACGCTTTTTCAGCACCTGGCTGATGGGCAGGGTCAATGCCCAGCGCCTGCTGCTGATCTATGCGCTGATCAACGTGGCGCTGTGTGCGGTGGTGGTGCTGGGGTTTGAAGGTGTATCGGTGGTCGCGCTGGTGGCGACGTTCTTCTTTATGTCGATCATGTTCCCCACCCTGTTTGCCATGGGCGTGAAAAACCTCGGCCCACATACCAAGCGCGGCAGCTCGTTCATGATCATGGCCATAGTTGGCGGCGCGCTGCTGCCCTATGTGATGGGTCTGGTGGCCGACCACTCCTCCACGGCCGTGGCCTATCTGTTGCCAATGGGCTGTTTTGTAATCGTCGCTGCCTATGCCCGTGCTGCCCTGAAAAAAATCTGA
- a CDS encoding MFS transporter gives MTNPALQQALSKIRWRILPFVALMFAMAIIDRSNIGFAKHALQADTGLSNAAFALGAGIFFIGYAVFEVPSNLMLHKIGARIWLSRIMVTWGLVSAAMMFAHDETSFYILRFLLGVAEAGLSPGVVLYLTYWFPQNQRGSAYGIYYFGVPVSLMVGGPVSGWLLESAQFGLTGWQWMFVTEGLAASIIGVFAFFYLTDKPRDAKWLNTEEKAAIEHELEKEQLQKANKGPSSWRAAMFNPVVLYFTLIYFTIQVSVYGVLFYLPTRIAELLGTGIGLKVGALTSIPWIATVCMLYLVTRHADRKGQQTRYAALMLAMAAVGMIGSTLSGNLVLVIMAFCVAAAGFITVQPLFWTLPTRFLGGAAAASGIAVIGALGNLGGFLAPTVKTWAEGYFNNPHAGMYFLAGTALLGALMLIRSARASGNPGKLPAPAATPH, from the coding sequence ATGACCAACCCCGCACTGCAACAGGCGCTGAGCAAGATCCGCTGGCGCATCCTGCCCTTTGTCGCCCTGATGTTCGCCATGGCGATCATCGATCGTTCCAATATCGGCTTTGCCAAACACGCCCTGCAGGCGGACACCGGCCTGAGCAACGCGGCATTTGCCCTGGGTGCGGGGATTTTCTTTATCGGCTATGCCGTGTTCGAAGTACCGAGCAACCTGATGCTGCACAAGATCGGCGCACGCATCTGGCTGAGCCGGATCATGGTGACCTGGGGCCTGGTCTCAGCGGCGATGATGTTTGCCCACGACGAAACCAGCTTCTATATCCTGCGGTTTCTGCTGGGCGTAGCCGAAGCCGGGCTATCGCCGGGGGTGGTGTTGTACCTGACCTACTGGTTCCCGCAGAACCAGCGTGGCTCGGCCTATGGCATTTACTATTTTGGCGTGCCGGTGTCGTTGATGGTGGGCGGCCCGGTATCGGGCTGGTTGCTGGAAAGCGCGCAGTTCGGCCTTACCGGCTGGCAATGGATGTTTGTCACCGAAGGCCTGGCGGCCTCGATCATCGGCGTATTCGCGTTCTTCTACCTGACCGACAAACCCCGGGATGCCAAGTGGCTGAACACCGAAGAAAAGGCCGCGATCGAACACGAGCTGGAAAAAGAGCAACTGCAAAAAGCCAACAAAGGCCCGTCGTCGTGGCGTGCAGCAATGTTCAACCCGGTGGTGCTGTACTTCACCCTGATCTACTTCACCATTCAGGTCAGCGTGTATGGCGTGCTGTTCTACCTGCCAACGCGGATCGCCGAGTTGCTGGGTACCGGCATTGGCCTTAAGGTCGGCGCCCTGACCTCCATTCCGTGGATTGCCACCGTATGCATGCTGTACCTGGTGACACGCCATGCTGACCGCAAGGGCCAACAAACCCGCTATGCCGCATTGATGCTGGCAATGGCCGCAGTGGGCATGATCGGCTCGACCTTGAGTGGCAACCTGGTGCTGGTGATTATGGCGTTCTGCGTGGCTGCCGCCGGTTTTATCACCGTGCAACCGTTGTTCTGGACACTGCCTACCCGCTTTCTGGGTGGTGCAGCGGCGGCCAGCGGGATTGCCGTGATCGGTGCCCTGGGCAACCTGGGCGGTTTTCTTGCACCCACGGTCAAAACCTGGGCCGAGGGCTACTTCAACAACCCGCACGCGGGCATGTACTTTCTGGCCGGCACGGCGCTGCTGGGCGCATTGATGCTGATTCGCTCAGCGAGGGCGAGCGGCAATCCGGGCAAACTCCCGGCCCCGGCAGCCACACCACACTGA
- a CDS encoding REP-associated tyrosine transposase, producing MPSFSASHRLRRGRYSEQNRIYLLTANTLERQPIFLNWRVGRRVVEQFKRAQEQGLATSLAWVVMPDHFHWLISLDKGSLDELMCRTKSLSARAINQSTGQTGRRWQQGYHDHALRRDEDIKQMARYVIANPLRAGLVQRVGDYPLWYAIWV from the coding sequence ATGCCTTCTTTTTCTGCCTCCCACCGCCTGCGCCGTGGTCGTTACAGCGAGCAAAATCGCATTTATCTTCTGACCGCCAATACGCTTGAACGCCAACCGATTTTCCTGAACTGGCGTGTAGGCCGACGGGTGGTCGAACAGTTCAAGCGGGCACAAGAGCAGGGGCTGGCCACTTCGCTGGCATGGGTGGTGATGCCGGATCACTTTCATTGGCTGATCAGCCTTGATAAAGGCTCGCTGGATGAGTTGATGTGTCGCACAAAATCGTTGAGCGCCCGCGCGATCAACCAGTCCACTGGGCAAACAGGCCGCCGTTGGCAGCAGGGCTACCACGACCATGCCTTGCGGCGTGATGAAGATATCAAGCAGATGGCCCGTTATGTGATTGCCAACCCGCTGCGCGCCGGGCTGGTCCAGCGGGTGGGGGACTACCCCTTGTGGTACGCAATCTGGGTTTGA
- a CDS encoding MFS transporter, translated as MRTIKSYKTLTIFFLFLIGVVNYLDRSALSIANTTIQKDLAISPMQMGVMLSAFSIAYAFSQLPLGALIDKLGSKLALGGSLVVWSVAQAAFGLFSSYGHLVGLRVLLGIGEAPVFPSAAKALSEWFDTQERGTATGWVWSSTCIGPCLAPPLLTVFMVHLGWRGMFILTGVMGLVLALCWFKFYKSKAQYMAETGRAEPVPVQQVKAAKVRWTSLFRDRNTWGAFLGFMGVIYMIWLNLTWLPGYFEREHGLDLYRTAWVVSLAYLFGALGTIVAGKCCDRLVARGMRVLASRKLMVILGLLGGALFTLIVAFTTNVVACVILLCLTMFFINISSATAWMIVNTIVPSERVASFGSIQNFGGYLAGSIAPILTGFSVQQSGSFSSAFVISAVVAACSAFAYFALLKEPQAPEAPLATLAPA; from the coding sequence ATGAGAACAATAAAAAGCTACAAGACGCTGACGATCTTCTTCCTGTTCCTGATTGGCGTGGTCAACTACCTTGACCGCAGCGCCTTATCCATCGCCAACACCACCATCCAGAAAGACCTGGCCATCAGCCCGATGCAAATGGGGGTGATGCTCTCGGCGTTCTCCATTGCCTACGCCTTTTCACAACTGCCTCTTGGTGCCTTGATCGACAAGTTGGGCAGCAAGCTGGCACTGGGTGGATCGCTGGTGGTGTGGTCGGTTGCGCAGGCGGCCTTCGGCCTGTTCAGCAGCTATGGCCATCTGGTTGGCTTGCGGGTGTTGCTGGGGATAGGTGAGGCACCGGTGTTTCCTTCGGCGGCCAAGGCATTGTCAGAGTGGTTCGATACCCAGGAGCGCGGCACGGCGACCGGCTGGGTGTGGTCTTCGACCTGTATCGGCCCGTGCCTGGCGCCGCCGTTGCTGACCGTGTTCATGGTGCATCTGGGCTGGCGCGGGATGTTTATCCTTACCGGCGTCATGGGACTGGTATTGGCACTGTGCTGGTTCAAGTTCTACAAGAGCAAGGCGCAATACATGGCCGAGACAGGTCGTGCGGAACCGGTGCCGGTGCAACAGGTCAAGGCGGCGAAAGTGCGCTGGACCTCGTTGTTCAGGGATCGCAACACCTGGGGGGCGTTCCTCGGGTTTATGGGTGTGATTTACATGATCTGGCTCAATCTCACCTGGTTGCCCGGTTATTTTGAGCGTGAGCACGGTCTGGATCTGTATCGCACGGCCTGGGTGGTATCGCTGGCTTATTTGTTTGGCGCGTTGGGCACCATTGTGGCCGGTAAATGCTGTGATCGACTGGTGGCGCGAGGCATGCGGGTATTGGCCAGCCGCAAGCTGATGGTGATTCTGGGGCTGCTGGGCGGGGCGCTGTTTACCCTGATTGTGGCCTTTACCACCAACGTGGTGGCGTGCGTGATCCTGCTGTGCCTGACCATGTTCTTTATCAACATCTCCAGTGCCACGGCGTGGATGATCGTCAACACCATTGTGCCGTCGGAGCGTGTGGCTTCGTTTGGCTCGATCCAGAACTTTGGCGGTTACCTGGCAGGTTCCATAGCGCCGATCCTGACTGGATTCAGCGTGCAGCAGAGCGGTTCGTTTTCCTCGGCATTTGTGATCAGTGCGGTGGTGGCGGCGTGTTCGGCCTTTGCCTACTTTGCGTTGCTCAAGGAGCCGCAGGCACCGGAAGCGCCCTTGGCCACCCTTGCTCCCGCCTGA
- a CDS encoding LysR family transcriptional regulator, with amino-acid sequence MADVGFNQLCNWLRFRHLVLIDTLARTQNMHATAQEMSISQPAVSKMLREIEHQLGFEVFARLPRSMTLTDLGSHVARFAQIALNDTGQFVSQINHLRQGGHGLIKVGTIYAATALAVPAAIVRVKQDWPLLTVQVLEGTSANMLTLLEHKELDLVVARFTLDRHRELFEFQALAPEPLCLVTGSQHPLAGASEVPLADLGSWPWVIYPTGTPMRARVEKAFVEAGMQTPENTVETVSLQTTMQLLQTTPSVAMLAESMVEPEIQAGRLTRLALPFPLVLADYGVITRRNDVPQWSAKAFIDALLSGPDALRGARQTP; translated from the coding sequence ATGGCGGATGTCGGATTTAACCAGTTGTGCAACTGGCTGCGGTTTCGCCATTTGGTGCTGATCGACACCCTGGCGCGCACGCAAAACATGCATGCGACTGCGCAGGAAATGAGCATCAGCCAGCCAGCCGTGAGCAAGATGTTGCGCGAAATCGAGCACCAGCTGGGCTTCGAAGTATTTGCCCGTTTGCCGCGCAGCATGACCCTTACCGATCTGGGCAGCCATGTGGCCCGTTTTGCCCAGATCGCGTTGAACGACACCGGTCAGTTTGTCAGCCAGATCAACCATCTGCGCCAGGGTGGGCATGGCCTGATCAAGGTCGGCACCATTTATGCGGCCACAGCCCTGGCCGTGCCTGCTGCCATTGTGCGGGTCAAGCAGGACTGGCCGTTGCTCACCGTGCAAGTGCTTGAGGGCACCAGTGCCAATATGCTGACCTTGCTCGAACACAAGGAACTGGACCTGGTGGTGGCCCGTTTTACCCTCGATCGTCATCGTGAGTTGTTTGAATTCCAGGCGCTGGCGCCGGAGCCGTTGTGCCTGGTTACGGGCAGCCAGCACCCGCTGGCCGGGGCCAGTGAAGTGCCACTGGCGGATTTGGGCAGTTGGCCGTGGGTGATTTACCCGACGGGCACGCCGATGCGCGCGCGGGTGGAAAAAGCCTTCGTCGAAGCAGGCATGCAGACCCCGGAAAACACCGTCGAAACCGTGTCCTTGCAGACCACCATGCAACTGCTGCAAACCACGCCGTCGGTGGCGATGCTGGCCGAGTCGATGGTCGAACCGGAAATCCAGGCCGGTCGCCTGACTCGCCTGGCCTTGCCGTTTCCGCTGGTGCTGGCTGACTACGGGGTGATTACCCGGCGCAACGATGTCCCGCAGTGGTCGGCAAAAGCCTTTATCGACGCCTTGTTAAGTGGTCCCGATGCCCTGCGCGGTGCTCGCCAGACACCTTGA
- a CDS encoding SDR family oxidoreductase, with the protein MNLANKRVLITAAAQGIGRASVLAFRDAGAQVIATDLHVEALQDIPGIQVLPLDVTQACAIDAICQQLGAIDVLFNCAGYVHSGALLECDEQAWQFSFDLNVTAMYRMIRGFLPGMLENGGGSIINMASVASSVKGVPNRFAYTASKAAVIGLTKSVAADYVRQGIRCNAICPGTVDSPSLRQRIAEQALEQGRSEAEVYQAFVDRQPMGRIGSAEEIAQLALYLASDASSYTTGTVQVIDGGMSN; encoded by the coding sequence ATGAACCTAGCCAACAAACGTGTGCTGATAACTGCTGCGGCGCAAGGCATAGGCCGCGCTTCGGTACTGGCCTTTCGCGATGCGGGCGCGCAGGTCATCGCCACCGACCTGCATGTCGAAGCCCTGCAAGATATCCCCGGTATTCAAGTCCTGCCCCTGGACGTGACCCAAGCTTGCGCCATCGATGCCATCTGCCAGCAACTGGGCGCTATCGACGTGCTGTTCAACTGCGCAGGCTATGTGCACAGCGGTGCCCTGCTGGAGTGCGACGAGCAGGCCTGGCAATTTTCTTTCGACCTCAATGTCACCGCCATGTACCGCATGATCCGCGGCTTCCTCCCCGGCATGCTGGAAAACGGCGGCGGCTCGATCATCAACATGGCTTCGGTGGCCTCCAGCGTCAAAGGCGTGCCCAACCGCTTTGCCTACACCGCCAGCAAGGCTGCGGTGATCGGCCTGACCAAATCGGTCGCCGCCGACTACGTGCGCCAGGGCATTCGCTGCAACGCCATTTGCCCCGGCACGGTGGACTCCCCTTCGCTACGCCAGCGCATCGCCGAACAGGCCCTTGAGCAAGGGCGCTCCGAAGCTGAGGTCTATCAGGCCTTTGTTGACCGCCAGCCCATGGGCCGCATCGGCAGCGCTGAAGAAATCGCACAACTGGCGCTGTACCTGGCCAGCGATGCCAGCAGCTATACCACCGGCACCGTCCAGGTGATCGATGGCGGGATGAGTAATTAA